From the Coffea eugenioides isolate CCC68of chromosome 1, Ceug_1.0, whole genome shotgun sequence genome, the window ACAAGTCTTCTTTGCCCATATCCCTCGTTGCTTCACTGGTTGACTTGCAGTCCTCAACTTGCTCAGACTCAAAAGAGTTCTTCTGAGCTTTTTCAGGTGGGTGAGAATAGACTAAATTGACAGCCGCATCAGCAATTAAAGCTTGCAGATCCCTGGGCATAAAACCTGATGTCTGTCCGACTATCTCTTGCACAAGATCCTCCAAAGAATTCTGTAAAAATCTGATCCATCAACAGTCATGACAAACAAAATGTACACAACAACTTGCTCCAACATCCCcgcagttttgtttcttttatttttcatttggtTTTCCTTATCTGTGGAGACCTAACACTTCCACAGACGCAATGTCATAAAGGGTGTGGCGGGGGGGATAATTTTCACTTACATTTGGTAGCAATTCAGCAACACGTTGAAGGGAACCAGACAGCATTTGAATCCTTTGTTCCTCTGTCAAAGGTCCCATACTGATTTCATGACTAAAACAACGCCTAATAGTTGGTGGCAGCCCTTCAGTCCTGTCAGCAGTAGCAACTAACAACAAGCGGTGTCTGTAAATCTGTTCAGAATCTGTCTGTAGATGCATGAACAACCAGGGAGTAAAAAGAATTATTATCATTTCACTACATCCCAACGCATGCAAAAAAGGTTCAATCCTGATATAGGGTTCCAGACCAATACCATTCTGGAAATGCACATTGTAGGAGTACAGTTCTCACTCACTTAAGAATTACTTATGTCTAGATTCCTTGTTTTTTATTCTCATATCTTCTGGAAAATGTAAATGTACTATTTAAGTTACATATGAAACCCTCACCCGGACTGTTGTTGATAGTAAACTAGGCAATGTAcaagatttccagaaatttttggAGCCGTATGTAGAGCATCAGGAAGAGATTGGATCAATTTGAACTCTTTCACCTTTTAATAAATAAGATGCTGGATTATGCCCAAGTTTCTTGTCATAAAAGAGCCACCGGAAGCAAGGTTTAAGGATAAGGATGCCACAAAGAAGACCATTCTTTGCATAGTTACCACCTCCCAGGTGACATCATTTAGTATAGGAAACTCCTTTTGTGCCCATAATCAAAATATACGGTGCTTTCTCCCAGCCATATGCATAAAGGCTCCTCAAATGGCCTGTTTGGGGTGTAAGGCAGTTTGTGAACAGCATTTCAAGGGAACAAGGGCAGCAATTTATTGGTAGGAGAAGGAGATAACTAAGTTTTACTGGTTCACTGCCCATAATCGACCAACTACATTTTAAAGGCAAGAGTTTTTTGAGTTTAATAGAAAAAAACATAAATAACAGTAACAGACAAAAATACACCATCTTACACTATGACAATCTAATCTCCCTCCAGAGTGATCATCTTCATCCTCAATAACTGGTTcagtaaattttttaattacaGCTGCAATTTCTGAGTTGACACCAAGTTGCTCATGTGGTGATGCCTCATGAGCCAGATCTTGGAAAATATCAAAGTGTCGAAGTAGAACAACGATAGGCGAGTATCTGTGAGAATATTTCCAAGCATGAAGAAGCAAAACTGTCAAATCATACTGATGAGCCAGATAATACACCCCAAAGAATTAACACAACCCTTTACCAGGCCAAACACGCTTTCCAGGAATTACTGGGGGTCTTGTGGCCCTCTTTACACACAAACTTACAAAATCCTGACCACCAAAGTACCTGTTAGCTGTACTGAAGGCTTGAGCCAGAGCAGCAGATGTCTTTCTTTCAGAAGATGCCACTAAATTATGACAACTATACTCTACCACATGCAAGCCCAATTGATGAGCAACGTATTTGACTACGGTCCTTTTACCACAACCTGCAGGAATATTATGATCAGCAGTTGAAAGAAGAAATAAGGGCCTCCTAGTTCCTACTaaaaaaaactttgtttcaCATAAGTCCTTTATATCCAAAGAGGCCCATAAAATCCAGGGATAACATAGAAAAAAGGAATTACTTCCCAGAGTTTTTTCAGGTATTCAAAATGCATGTACAAGTTTAAAAGATAACAACAAACCACGTAAACCATGCAGCAATACTGCTACTCTAAATTTTGATGAAAGTGCTGAAGGGCACAAAGGTGGTGTAAGTATTGAGGCCAACATCTTCACTACATTTTGCTGTACAGGAATAGAAACGTTTAGTCCACGAATCAACATAGCTGGGAGAACTGCAGAAGCAACATTTCCTCCCAGCACAAGGGCAGTTTGAGTCCTGTTCACCCTAAGAACAGGCGCCTCTGATGGTTCCATAGCCACAACCTGCACCCGAAAAGCATAGGTACGGTGTACTCAAAGACTAAACAACCatgcaaaagaaggaaaataaaatGTTAACCTTGAAGTATATCATGTCGTTAGTTCCCTTTTTCTTCTGTCGGCTGCAACAAATGCACAGTGCTGATCTGCAATTCCAATTAATTGAGATGCTGAAGAGGTCACCCGTGGAAAGAAATCTATCCACAGTAAAGTAGTTGTTTAACTCCACATCAATCAATTCTTGGCGACATTCATCTTCCACATATCGACTTCTTTTAAGAGATTCAAGGGTATTACACTCTGGTATTCTCACAAAAGCAGCTCTTAGGTGTGAGGCATACTGTGGAGAATGTGTGGAAGGTTTGATTGCCAGGCTAATAGCAGAGGTATTATTGGCTTTACAATTTCCTTCACCATCCAGTTGGCATTCAAACAGAGATGATAtagtttcttttccttggtGAACAATACATTTCAAGCACGAGACGTGTAAATAAAGGTTAAATAACAGAATTGGCGACAAATAGGCAACATCTGGATCTAATTGTATACAACGATTTTGAGGATAATCGCATGATGGAAAGAGCAGCATTGTTTGAGGAGAGTGAGatttgagcacttgattgtcgGGTAAGTTCTCGTCAAGGAAAGGAGCATCTAAAGCCACAATCTGAGCAATCCTGTGAAAGTTGTTATCAGCATTCTGTACACGCACCTGCACATCAGCGAAAAGGGGATACTTCTATTCCTGTAATTGAAGAGTATACAGAAGTATATAAAgaatgtctttttttttcggggGAGGGACAAGATATTAATCTTCACTCGAGAATAAATAGTATGAAAAGTAGTCGAAGATTTGCAAAGAACTAACGAGAAACGAGAATAGTAAAATTTAGTACTATGGATACATAAATTAGTGCAAATGAAATTTACAGTAGTAGCAAAATAAAATACGATAACAAGAAAtatattaaaaacaaaaaaaaaaaaagctgttGTTGTTGTGAAATACTACCAGCGAGCCAGAAGTAATGGATAATTTTTTGAGCGTGGACGTTGAAAGGCCAAGCAAGGCAGAGCGATCGAGCGAGGCTAATTTAGTTGTAGCTTGCGAATTGTCCGTGGGATTGTCAGATATTCGTAG encodes:
- the LOC113776200 gene encoding peroxisome biogenesis protein 6 isoform X1, translated to MTVERRRKPLVLSSTRALVDSVLSCSRIQERDDGKIGTRDPQDSQPNLQLKAGILRISDNPTDNSQATTKLASLDRSALLGLSTSTLKKLSITSGSLVRVQNADNNFHRIAQIVALDAPFLDENLPDNQVLKSHSPQTMLLFPSCDYPQNRCIQLDPDVAYLSPILLFNLYLHVSCLKCIVHQGKETISSLFECQLDGEGNCKANNTSAISLAIKPSTHSPQYASHLRAAFVRIPECNTLESLKRSRYVEDECRQELIDVELNNYFTVDRFLSTGDLFSISINWNCRSALCICCSRQKKKGTNDMIYFKVVAMEPSEAPVLRVNRTQTALVLGGNVASAVLPAMLIRGLNVSIPVQQNVVKMLASILTPPLCPSALSSKFRVAVLLHGLRGCGKRTVVKYVAHQLGLHVVEYSCHNLVASSERKTSAALAQAFSTANRYSPIVVLLRHFDIFQDLAHEASPHEQLGVNSEIAAVIKKFTEPVIEDEDDHSGGRLDCHSTDSEQIYRHRLLLVATADRTEGLPPTIRRCFSHEISMGPLTEEQRIQMLSGSLQRVAELLPNNSLEDLVQEIVGQTSGFMPRDLQALIADAAVNLVYSHPPEKAQKNSFESEQVEDCKSTSEATRDMGKEDLLKALEQSKKRNASALGTPKVPDVKWEDVGGLEDVKKSILDTVQLPLLHKDLFSSGLRKRSGVLLYGPPGTGKTLLAKAVATECSLNFLSVKGPELINMYIGESEKNVRDIFEKARSARPCVIFFDELDSLAPARGASGDSGGVMDRVVSQMLAEIDGLNDSSQELFIIGASNRPDLIDPALLRPGRFDKLLYVGVNSETSYRERVLKALTRKFKLHEDVSLQSIAKRCPPNFTGADMYALCADAWFHAAKQKVLVAGADSSSLNDRTDSVVVQYVDFIKVLGELSPSLSIAELKKYELLRDQFEGASR
- the LOC113776200 gene encoding peroxisome biogenesis protein 6 isoform X2 yields the protein MTVERRRKPLVLSSTRALVDSVLSCSRIQERDDGKIGTRDPQDSQPNLQLKAGILRISDNPTDNSQATTKLASLDRSALLGLSTSTLKKLSITSGSLVRVQNADNNFHRIAQIVALDAPFLDENLPDNQVLKSHSPQTMLLFPSCDYPQNRCIQLDPDVAYLSPILLFNLYLHVSCLKCIVHQGKETISSLFECQLDGEGNCKANNTSAISLAIKPSTHSPQYASHLRAAFVRIPECNTLESLKRSRYVEDECRQELIDVELNNYFTVDRFLSTGDLFSISINWNCRSALCICCSRQKKKGTNDMIYFKVVAMEPSEAPVLRVNRTQTALVLGGNVASAVLPAMLIRGLNVSIPVQQNVVKMLASILTPPLCPSALSSKFRVAVLLHGLRGCGKRTVVKYVAHQLGLHVVEYSCHNLVASSERKTSAALAQAFSTANRYSPIVVLLRHFDIFQDLAHEASPHEQLGVNSEIAAVIKKFTEPVIEDEDDHSGGRLDCHSTDSEQIYRHRLLLVATADRTEGLPPTIRRCFSHEISMGPLTEEQRIQMLSGSLQRVAELLPNNSLEDLVQEIVGQTSGFMPRDLQALIADAAVNLVYSHPPEKAQKNSFESEQVEDCKSTSEATRDMGKEDLLKALEQSKKRNASALGTPKVPDVKWEDVGGLEDVKKSILDTVQLPLLHKDLFSSGLRKRSGVLLYGPPGTGKTLLAKAVATECSLNFLSVKGPELINMYIGESEKNVRDIFEKLEVLQEILEALWTELFLRCLRRLMA